A window of the Isosphaera pallida ATCC 43644 genome harbors these coding sequences:
- a CDS encoding NifU family protein, whose amino-acid sequence MSSSSASINSSSSVRPPSLSLEEREGLKREVSAAIAEEVAPGLGGEEVVQVVQVDEDCVAQVRFSGVCASCPATAQAILLGIEAVVRRRVPSVKFVEAVV is encoded by the coding sequence ATGTCTTCCTCCTCCGCGTCCATCAACTCCTCCTCGTCCGTCCGGCCACCTTCCCTTTCCCTTGAGGAACGCGAAGGTTTGAAACGTGAGGTCTCCGCCGCCATCGCCGAGGAAGTGGCCCCTGGTCTGGGCGGCGAGGAGGTGGTTCAGGTGGTTCAGGTTGATGAGGACTGCGTGGCCCAGGTTCGTTTTTCGGGGGTCTGCGCTAGTTGCCCCGCCACCGCGCAGGCGATCCTCCTGGGAATCGAGGCAGTAGTGCGCCGTCGGGTTCCCAGTGTGAAGTTTGTCGAAGCCGTGGTATAA
- a CDS encoding Uma2 family endonuclease translates to MTPPNTTSTTLPHHDPHPNTQLQHRQPHHINSFPDEDGLPMAFNTLHYQWIVVIKENLELLFQNHPHVFVAADLLWYPNPNDDRERTAPDVMVVFGRPKGPRGSYKMWLEDHIPAHVVFEILSPGNTKAELDHKLDFYQRHGVEEYYLFDPEPERQALEIRLRQEGRLNALTPQQTIGFVSPRLGIRFQPDLKPMRILRPDGEPFVSFLELHQRVQAERQRAEAEHQRAENALKQLQEQAQLIEQLRSQLAAAQNKTQLNDPSS, encoded by the coding sequence ATGACTCCCCCCAACACCACCTCCACCACACTCCCACACCATGATCCTCACCCCAACACCCAACTCCAACACCGCCAACCTCACCACATCAACTCCTTCCCCGACGAAGACGGTCTCCCTATGGCCTTCAATACCCTCCATTACCAATGGATCGTCGTTATCAAAGAAAACCTCGAACTCCTCTTCCAAAACCATCCCCACGTCTTCGTCGCCGCCGACCTCCTCTGGTACCCCAACCCCAACGACGACCGTGAACGCACCGCGCCCGACGTCATGGTCGTCTTCGGTCGTCCCAAAGGACCTCGCGGCTCCTACAAAATGTGGCTCGAAGACCACATCCCCGCCCACGTCGTCTTCGAGATCCTCTCGCCTGGAAACACTAAGGCCGAGTTGGACCACAAACTCGACTTCTACCAACGCCACGGCGTTGAAGAATACTACCTCTTCGATCCCGAACCGGAGCGTCAAGCTCTAGAAATCCGCCTGCGACAGGAAGGACGTCTCAACGCCTTGACGCCCCAACAGACAATCGGTTTCGTCAGCCCACGCCTGGGAATCCGGTTCCAACCAGACCTCAAGCCAATGCGGATCCTAAGACCCGACGGCGAACCGTTCGTCTCCTTCCTGGAACTGCACCAACGCGTCCAGGCCGAACGTCAACGCGCCGAGGCCGAACATCAACGCGCCGAAAACGCCCTCAAACAGCTTCAAGAGCAAGCCCAACTTATCGAACAGCTCCGATCACAACTCGCCGCCGCCCAAAACAAAACACAACTCAATGACCCTTCTTCATAA
- a CDS encoding Uma2 family endonuclease: MTPPNTTSTPLPHHDPHSNTQLQHRQHHHHHINSFPDEDGLPMAFNTLHYQWIVVIKENLELLFQNHPHVFVAADLLWYPNPNDDRERTAPDVMVVFGRPKGPRGSYKMWLEDHIPAHVVFEILSPGNTKAELDHKLDFYQRHGVEEYYLFEPEPERQALEIRLRQEGRLNALTPQQTIGFVSPRLGIRFQPDLKPMRILRPDGEPFVSFLELHQRVQAEHQRAQAEHQRAEAEHQRAEAEHQRAEAERQRAEAEHQRAENALKQLQEQAQLIEQLRSQLAAAQNKTQLNDPSS, encoded by the coding sequence ATGACTCCCCCCAACACCACCTCCACCCCACTCCCACACCATGATCCTCACTCCAACACCCAACTCCAACACCGCCAACATCACCACCACCACATCAACTCCTTCCCCGACGAAGACGGTCTCCCTATGGCCTTCAACACCCTCCATTACCAATGGATCGTCGTCATCAAAGAAAACCTCGAACTCCTCTTCCAAAACCATCCCCACGTCTTCGTCGCCGCCGACCTCCTCTGGTACCCCAACCCCAACGACGACCGTGAACGCACCGCTCCCGACGTTATGGTCGTCTTCGGTCGTCCCAAAGGACCTCGCGGCTCCTACAAAATGTGGCTCGAAGACCACATCCCCGCCCACGTCGTCTTCGAGATCCTCTCGCCCGGAAACACCAAGGCCGAGTTGGACCACAAACTCGACTTCTACCAACGCCACGGCGTTGAGGAATACTACCTCTTCGAACCCGAACCGGAGCGTCAAGCTCTAGAAATCCGCCTGCGACAGGAAGGACGTCTCAACGCCTTGACGCCCCAACAGACAATCGGTTTCGTCAGCCCACGCCTGGGAATCCGGTTCCAACCAGACCTCAAGCCAATGCGGATCCTAAGACCCGACGGCGAACCGTTCGTCTCCTTCCTGGAACTGCACCAACGCGTCCAGGCCGAACATCAACGCGCCCAGGCCGAACATCAACGCGCTGAGGCCGAACATCAACGCGCTGAGGCCGAACATCAACGCGCCGAGGCCGAACGTCAACGCGCCGAGGCCGAACATCAACGCGCCGAAAACGCCCTCAAACAACTTCAAGAGCAAGCCCAACTCATCGAACAGCTCCGATCACAACTCGCCGCCGCCCAAAACAAAACACAACTCAATGACCCTTCTTCATAA
- a CDS encoding multiheme c-type cytochrome, with protein sequence MNPSFTPRSIRPLVALAIAGCLSAPVALSILSGCGGPTQATPKPISKSASDSTDTFASAASYNAGTPRDDSKTTREPALPADWPVPAVALTLTGQTDGYLEPCGCTDLKKGGLGRRLDLVARLRAAGWNPVAFDLGGIVLEPTTARGGIEQARVKFGIGLRAFGMIGIQAIGVAADDLNLGVGEFFGILANPPEGSDLAFVSANVRQRDELGLPRSIQSHRIVQPRTDSPRIAVTSVLSPEEWDRVKDQDKDLYLEYLDPRAALGELVAVLDEGADLKVLLVNGSEAFARDLAMAYPSFDVVVARSVAPDPPADYQTLSRPDSWLIQVGRKGMYAGLVAVETTSHDPQARPTRFQRVRLDERFNYDQSIVNLLDIEYQDILRQLRVVESHPRRAALDGPPGARYVGAQTCQLCHPNTYRVWTNSRHSHAFESLIENPKRDRRYDAECISCHTTGFEYETGWVSLEQTPHLRGNQCENCHGPASKHVEDPTNTAWLLAMSRSADQVKREGFCLKCHDLDNSPHFDFDAYWPKIMHLGLDRYDDPRTRKGIRPRHGEHPTTPPKNP encoded by the coding sequence ATGAATCCTTCGTTCACACCAAGATCAATCCGTCCCCTGGTCGCCCTGGCAATCGCAGGATGTTTGAGCGCGCCGGTGGCGTTGTCCATCCTTTCTGGTTGCGGCGGTCCCACCCAAGCGACACCTAAACCGATAAGTAAAAGCGCTTCGGACTCCACCGATACCTTCGCCTCCGCCGCCTCCTATAACGCAGGAACGCCGAGAGACGACTCCAAGACGACCAGGGAACCAGCTCTGCCCGCCGACTGGCCTGTGCCCGCGGTGGCCCTGACGCTCACCGGCCAAACCGACGGTTATCTGGAACCCTGTGGCTGCACCGATCTCAAGAAGGGAGGGTTGGGACGCCGCCTCGACCTAGTCGCCCGCCTCCGCGCTGCAGGCTGGAACCCAGTGGCCTTCGACCTGGGAGGAATCGTTCTGGAACCAACCACCGCCCGAGGTGGCATCGAACAGGCCCGGGTCAAGTTTGGGATTGGTCTGAGGGCCTTTGGCATGATCGGCATTCAGGCTATTGGCGTCGCGGCCGACGACCTCAACCTGGGCGTCGGCGAATTCTTCGGCATCCTCGCCAATCCCCCCGAAGGATCCGACCTTGCCTTCGTGTCGGCCAACGTCCGCCAACGCGACGAGCTGGGCCTGCCCCGCTCGATTCAGTCGCATCGCATCGTCCAACCCCGAACCGACAGCCCTAGAATCGCCGTCACCTCAGTGCTGTCCCCCGAGGAGTGGGATCGCGTCAAAGATCAGGATAAAGACCTCTATTTGGAGTATCTCGATCCCCGCGCTGCGCTGGGCGAACTCGTCGCCGTCCTCGACGAGGGAGCCGATCTCAAGGTGCTGCTGGTCAACGGCTCCGAAGCGTTCGCCCGCGACCTGGCAATGGCATATCCAAGCTTCGACGTGGTCGTCGCCCGTTCCGTCGCCCCCGATCCCCCCGCCGATTATCAAACCCTAAGCCGCCCTGACTCCTGGTTGATCCAAGTGGGCCGCAAAGGGATGTACGCCGGTCTCGTCGCCGTCGAGACCACCTCCCACGACCCGCAAGCCCGTCCCACCCGCTTTCAGCGAGTGCGGCTCGACGAACGTTTCAACTATGATCAATCAATCGTAAATCTCTTGGATATTGAATATCAAGATATCCTTCGCCAACTTCGAGTAGTCGAGTCGCATCCTCGGCGCGCGGCGTTGGATGGTCCTCCTGGCGCGCGCTATGTCGGTGCGCAAACCTGCCAGCTCTGCCACCCCAACACTTACCGGGTTTGGACCAACTCACGGCACTCGCATGCTTTTGAATCCTTGATTGAAAATCCCAAGCGAGACCGTCGCTACGACGCGGAATGCATCAGTTGCCATACCACCGGATTCGAGTACGAAACCGGGTGGGTATCGCTTGAACAAACCCCGCATCTTCGAGGCAATCAGTGCGAAAATTGCCACGGTCCGGCTTCCAAACATGTTGAAGACCCCACTAACACCGCGTGGCTGCTGGCGATGAGCCGTTCGGCCGACCAGGTCAAACGCGAGGGTTTCTGCCTCAAGTGCCACGATCTCGACAATTCCCCCCACTTCGACTTCGACGCCTATTGGCCCAAGATCATGCATCTTGGTCTCGACCGTTACGACGACCCCCGCACCCGCAAGGGAATCCGACCCCGTCACGGTGAACATCCCACAACACCCCCTAAGAATCCCTGA
- a CDS encoding DUF1573 domain-containing protein, which produces MMRWVLLVVGVVGATAAIKFVPLLLMEAPSQRDVTVPVVGVDPNQGPRPRLVVLGIDKFQSSYVYDFGAMAQNAKGSHEWTIKNEGEADLILGLKDKSCSCIVPKMKEGESTAVIKPGEATTITLEWDTKANNGPYEQYASFSTNDPEAVQIEFRARGMVRPPVLINPPATSINFGTINRAQGASTDITLVSPDLGQLEILGSRPSLAGLTATAVPLPAEQRKKLDLAENEGALLVTLSLPAGMPLGPFREEIQLQLNHPQMPTLDFTLSGQVEGSIVPYPPTIRRTDIVSDKGGASDVTLNVRDKRPTTLTIQSVPEGLQAVLKPLDERGQPLEGAAGDTPAIRHRLTVTVPPGTSGPTIQGNVVITSDHPEAPEVLVPVKLIILPPSRR; this is translated from the coding sequence ATGATGCGTTGGGTGTTGCTGGTGGTCGGAGTAGTTGGAGCGACGGCGGCCATCAAGTTCGTCCCGCTTCTGCTCATGGAGGCACCGTCGCAACGCGACGTGACGGTACCAGTGGTGGGAGTCGATCCCAACCAAGGACCGCGGCCCCGCCTGGTCGTGCTGGGTATCGACAAATTTCAGTCCTCGTATGTTTATGATTTTGGCGCGATGGCCCAGAACGCCAAGGGGAGTCACGAGTGGACCATCAAGAACGAGGGCGAAGCGGACCTGATTTTGGGTCTCAAGGATAAGTCCTGTTCCTGCATTGTTCCCAAGATGAAGGAGGGGGAATCGACCGCCGTCATCAAACCCGGCGAAGCTACCACCATCACCCTGGAGTGGGACACCAAAGCCAACAACGGGCCTTACGAGCAGTACGCTTCGTTCTCGACCAACGACCCCGAAGCGGTGCAGATTGAATTCCGGGCGCGGGGGATGGTCCGCCCACCAGTGCTGATCAACCCACCGGCCACCTCGATCAACTTCGGCACCATCAACCGCGCCCAGGGAGCCTCGACCGACATCACCTTGGTTTCGCCTGACCTTGGCCAGCTTGAGATTCTAGGCAGTCGTCCCTCGTTGGCGGGTTTGACTGCAACGGCCGTGCCTCTGCCCGCCGAACAACGCAAGAAGCTGGATTTGGCCGAGAACGAAGGCGCGTTGTTGGTCACCCTGAGCCTGCCGGCCGGAATGCCGCTGGGACCATTTCGGGAGGAGATCCAGCTGCAACTCAACCATCCCCAGATGCCCACTCTGGACTTCACCCTAAGCGGTCAGGTGGAAGGCTCGATCGTGCCCTATCCCCCCACCATCCGCCGAACCGACATCGTCAGCGACAAGGGGGGAGCCTCCGACGTGACCCTCAACGTCCGCGACAAGCGGCCCACCACGTTGACGATCCAATCCGTTCCCGAAGGACTCCAGGCGGTCCTCAAACCTCTGGACGAACGCGGACAACCCCTAGAAGGAGCGGCCGGCGACACCCCGGCGATTCGTCATCGTCTCACTGTCACCGTCCCGCCCGGCACCAGCGGACCCACCATTCAAGGCAACGTGGTCATTACCTCCGACCATCCCGAGGCTCCCGAAGTGCTGGTCCCCGTCAAGCTGATCATCCTGCCGCCCTCGCGGCGCTAA
- a CDS encoding 1-acyl-sn-glycerol-3-phosphate acyltransferase: MNGWDPLAAIGMVAAGGIAAVASGRWTAPWALWLLLKIRYDLVVLGGSNLPRRGPALLVANHVTWMDGFLLMAALPRVASFLVNAAILDQVGLNWLGRWYRIIPTPASGPKAQRVAIERARAALKAGQLVALFPEGQLSRNGRLGRFLRGLELMARSQRHCVIVPVCLENLWGSMFSFSGGRFWKRPHGRRRRVIVSVGPPLRHDATTFEARQAVLEAGVRGRAWWRSVDPQGEAASAALIAHDATTSWDGNADPTPLACWIHPTLGKLAGESPDFARDEIRQRGRQPGTVGQAWIGVALRVVDNQNRVLGPGMIGRIQALTVATIPIATSTEGWVETGREGTLDADGFLTLVDSTEQGEVESRRLHA; encoded by the coding sequence ATGAACGGATGGGATCCGCTTGCGGCAATCGGGATGGTGGCCGCCGGAGGGATCGCGGCGGTAGCGTCGGGACGTTGGACTGCTCCCTGGGCGCTGTGGCTGTTGCTCAAAATCCGTTATGACCTGGTGGTCCTGGGTGGCTCGAATCTGCCGCGACGGGGACCGGCGTTGTTGGTCGCCAACCATGTCACCTGGATGGATGGGTTTTTGCTGATGGCCGCGCTGCCCCGCGTCGCGTCGTTTCTGGTCAACGCGGCGATCTTGGATCAGGTGGGCCTGAACTGGCTGGGGCGTTGGTATCGGATCATCCCCACCCCCGCCAGCGGTCCCAAAGCTCAGCGCGTCGCGATCGAACGAGCCCGCGCCGCCTTAAAGGCCGGCCAATTGGTAGCACTGTTTCCCGAAGGCCAATTGTCGCGCAACGGCCGGCTCGGACGTTTCCTCAGAGGGCTGGAACTGATGGCCCGGTCTCAAAGACATTGCGTCATCGTTCCGGTGTGTTTGGAGAATCTTTGGGGAAGCATGTTCAGTTTCTCGGGTGGTCGCTTTTGGAAACGCCCTCATGGGCGACGAAGACGGGTGATCGTTAGCGTCGGCCCGCCCTTGCGGCACGACGCCACCACCTTCGAGGCGCGGCAAGCGGTGCTGGAGGCTGGGGTTCGAGGTCGGGCGTGGTGGCGTTCGGTCGATCCTCAAGGCGAGGCCGCCTCCGCTGCCCTGATCGCCCACGACGCGACCACCTCCTGGGACGGGAACGCCGATCCAACCCCACTGGCATGCTGGATTCATCCCACCCTAGGCAAATTGGCCGGCGAATCACCCGACTTCGCACGCGACGAGATTCGACAACGCGGGCGTCAACCCGGAACCGTCGGTCAAGCTTGGATCGGCGTGGCGCTTCGCGTGGTGGACAACCAAAACCGTGTCCTGGGACCGGGGATGATCGGACGAATTCAGGCCCTCACGGTCGCCACCATCCCCATCGCCACCTCGACAGAAGGTTGGGTGGAGACTGGACGGGAGGGGACGCTCGATGCAGACGGGTTTTTGACTCTGGTTGATTCCACCGAACAGGGCGAGGTTGAATCACGTCGGCTCCACGCCTAG
- a CDS encoding serine/threonine-protein kinase: protein MNDSQLGMSPDATDSKVVATRLSTRPGSELRPRKRTWQGSDESRPRASLADWPDLPGYEPLCVLGQGGMALVFEARQIKLDRIVAVKVAWPDSIELRARMIREAKLAAAIHHPNIVEVYDLGEHGDAMYLVMERLRGSLDELQVQVGKQPDPWKVATMITPLARALAELHHAGILHRDLKPANILLDDAGQPKIADFGLARSLVGQATTLTRNGVIVGTYQYMSPEQFEGSDLGPASDIYSLGTILYELLTGVPPFRGANPLDLMFRVKHWEPIPPRKLNPLIPADLEAICLTCLEKKPARRYPNADALAEDLDRFLNSKSVQVRATSPLVRLWRNLKQRPLCLALSSGGVFVLIGLTTASIIQTVLLSQTLLQSEDRIRRLEAETFVQTEHQEEQRRQDQERLDQLGKSLDLLIQATKPALFAARQQAFFPQNRFRPLETFEEPFLATMLEKIHQATDAAIEATENATTRTALSLRTEAWHCKALLAMISNKFGNLDTSLHHWVETAERLDPFDQAISAEHLDALTGAVVIGLHQNRLDLAKHYLERLEAIQPNTPFVQDLRHRVESREQP, encoded by the coding sequence ATGAACGACTCACAACTCGGCATGTCGCCAGATGCCACCGACTCGAAAGTCGTTGCAACCCGTTTGAGTACGAGGCCGGGCTCCGAATTGCGACCCCGCAAACGCACTTGGCAAGGCAGCGATGAATCCCGCCCCCGAGCCAGCTTGGCCGACTGGCCAGATCTGCCCGGCTACGAGCCGCTCTGTGTTCTGGGTCAGGGGGGTATGGCCCTGGTCTTCGAGGCCCGCCAGATCAAGCTCGACCGCATCGTGGCCGTCAAGGTGGCCTGGCCTGACTCGATCGAACTGCGCGCGCGGATGATCCGCGAGGCTAAGCTCGCCGCCGCAATCCACCATCCCAACATCGTTGAAGTTTACGACCTGGGCGAGCACGGCGACGCCATGTATCTGGTGATGGAACGTCTCCGCGGCAGCCTCGACGAACTCCAAGTCCAAGTCGGCAAGCAACCCGATCCGTGGAAGGTCGCCACCATGATCACTCCGCTGGCACGCGCCCTGGCGGAACTTCATCACGCCGGCATCCTCCACCGCGACCTCAAACCGGCTAACATCCTGCTCGACGACGCCGGACAACCCAAAATCGCCGACTTCGGCCTGGCACGTTCCCTGGTCGGCCAGGCCACCACCCTCACCCGCAACGGCGTCATCGTCGGAACTTACCAATATATGTCTCCCGAGCAGTTCGAAGGCAGCGACCTGGGACCAGCCTCCGACATTTACTCGCTGGGTACCATCCTCTACGAACTCCTCACCGGGGTTCCGCCGTTCCGAGGCGCTAACCCCCTGGATCTGATGTTCCGCGTCAAACACTGGGAACCGATTCCCCCACGCAAGCTCAACCCACTCATCCCCGCCGACCTGGAAGCGATTTGCCTAACCTGCCTCGAAAAAAAACCCGCCCGACGTTACCCCAACGCCGACGCCCTCGCCGAAGACCTCGACCGATTCCTCAACTCCAAATCAGTGCAGGTTCGAGCCACGAGTCCCCTAGTCCGCCTTTGGCGCAACCTCAAACAACGCCCGCTCTGCTTGGCCTTGAGTTCGGGCGGTGTGTTCGTCCTCATCGGTTTGACGACCGCCTCCATCATTCAAACCGTCCTACTTAGTCAAACCCTCCTCCAATCTGAAGATCGGATCAGACGCTTGGAAGCTGAAACGTTCGTTCAGACAGAACATCAGGAGGAACAACGCCGCCAAGACCAGGAGCGTCTCGACCAGCTCGGCAAGTCGCTTGATCTTCTCATCCAGGCCACCAAACCAGCCCTTTTCGCCGCCCGCCAACAAGCGTTCTTTCCTCAGAATCGCTTTAGACCTTTGGAAACGTTTGAGGAACCTTTCCTCGCCACCATGCTCGAAAAAATCCACCAAGCCACCGACGCCGCCATCGAGGCCACCGAGAACGCGACCACCCGAACCGCCTTGTCGCTCCGAACCGAGGCGTGGCATTGCAAGGCGCTATTAGCGATGATCTCAAACAAGTTCGGGAATCTTGACACCTCTCTCCACCACTGGGTGGAAACCGCCGAACGACTCGACCCATTCGATCAAGCGATCTCTGCGGAACACCTCGACGCTCTCACCGGCGCGGTGGTCATCGGCCTTCATCAAAATCGGCTCGACCTAGCCAAACACTATTTGGAACGGCTTGAAGCGATCCAACCAAATACTCCATTCGTTCAAGACCTTCGCCACAGGGTCGAGTCGCGTGAACAACCGTAA
- a CDS encoding Uma2 family endonuclease, producing the protein MTPPNTTSTPLPHHDPHSNTQLQHRQHHHHHINSFPDEDGLPMAFNTLHYQWIVVIKENLELLFQNHPHVFVAADLLWYPNPNDDRERTAPDVMVVFGRPKGPRGSYKMWLEDHIPAHVVFEILSPGNTKAELDHKLDFYQRHGVEEYYLFEPEPERQALEIRLRQEGRLNALTPQQTIGFVSPRLGIRFQPDLKPMRILRPDGEPFVSFLELHQRVQAERQRAEAERQRAEAEHQRAENALKQLQEQAQLIEQLRSQLAAQRLSDPSDPA; encoded by the coding sequence ATGACTCCCCCCAACACCACCTCCACCCCACTCCCACACCATGATCCTCACTCCAACACCCAACTCCAACACCGCCAACATCACCACCACCACATCAACTCCTTCCCCGACGAAGACGGTCTCCCTATGGCCTTCAACACCCTCCATTACCAATGGATCGTCGTCATCAAAGAAAACCTCGAACTCCTCTTCCAAAACCATCCCCACGTCTTCGTCGCCGCCGACCTCCTCTGGTACCCCAACCCCAACGACGACCGTGAACGCACCGCTCCCGACGTTATGGTCGTCTTCGGTCGTCCCAAAGGACCTCGCGGCTCCTACAAAATGTGGCTCGAAGACCACATCCCCGCCCACGTCGTCTTCGAGATCCTCTCGCCCGGAAACACCAAGGCCGAGTTGGACCACAAACTCGACTTCTACCAACGCCACGGCGTTGAGGAATACTACCTCTTCGAACCCGAACCGGAGCGTCAAGCTCTAGAAATCCGCCTGCGACAGGAAGGACGTCTCAACGCCTTGACGCCCCAACAGACAATCGGTTTCGTCAGCCCACGCCTGGGAATCCGGTTCCAACCAGACCTCAAGCCAATGCGGATCCTAAGACCCGACGGCGAACCGTTCGTCTCCTTCCTGGAACTGCACCAACGCGTCCAGGCCGAACGTCAACGCGCCGAGGCCGAACGTCAACGCGCCGAGGCCGAACATCAACGCGCCGAAAACGCCCTCAAACAACTTCAAGAGCAAGCCCAACTCATCGAACAACTCCGATCACAACTCGCCGCCCAACGCCTATCCGATCCATCCGACCCCGCCTGA
- a CDS encoding MFS transporter translates to MTSPPPRVNASLDRVAQHLVYLGVYALQGMVVAYFYTFLQGYLRAWGLTDEGRINWIQSVALTPFIFKFLMGPVSDRLELGRLGRRIPYMVLGLAALALGLLGLSHVDPTRSPVGFMALATLAVAGLAVADTVTDGLILETTPAERRATLQGRLASCRFVATTISLVGFGFWFDRRGQGPGGGDVALIFLALITGVLLVAIPILAREPRRWALRTPSSQPSAMWQALGTLLKPGSLAVLGFGAWYALMGQGVEINLSNNYTARDWSDATIGWLAAIRYAGRAVGALSMSTIRSRLPGGDRGLTAAALVGVGGTLAGAGLATGLGPAFAAAFLIGMGLGFADATFFYLAMERSDPRMAASTFALFMAVTNLSVVGGSVFDAIRTAVGGSYTTTFALVGGLTLLALVVIRWIEPRVGIETTGDAKQP, encoded by the coding sequence ATGACCAGCCCGCCGCCCCGAGTAAACGCCTCGCTCGATCGAGTCGCTCAGCATCTCGTTTATCTTGGAGTTTACGCGCTTCAAGGGATGGTGGTCGCCTACTTCTACACCTTTCTTCAGGGCTATCTTCGAGCATGGGGCCTCACGGACGAGGGGCGAATCAACTGGATTCAGAGCGTGGCCCTGACCCCCTTCATTTTCAAATTCCTCATGGGTCCGGTGTCAGATCGTTTGGAACTAGGACGGTTGGGACGACGAATCCCCTACATGGTGCTAGGTCTGGCAGCGCTGGCTTTAGGACTCCTGGGCCTTAGTCATGTGGACCCCACCCGATCTCCGGTGGGTTTCATGGCCTTGGCGACTCTGGCGGTGGCGGGTCTCGCAGTGGCCGACACCGTCACCGACGGCCTCATTCTCGAGACCACCCCCGCCGAACGTCGAGCAACCCTTCAGGGGCGACTTGCTTCCTGTCGCTTCGTCGCCACCACAATCTCCCTCGTCGGCTTCGGGTTTTGGTTTGATCGACGTGGTCAGGGACCTGGAGGCGGCGATGTCGCGTTGATCTTCCTCGCGCTGATCACCGGAGTCCTCCTCGTCGCTATCCCCATCCTGGCCCGGGAACCTCGCCGATGGGCGTTGCGCACCCCCTCTTCACAACCCAGCGCGATGTGGCAAGCCTTGGGCACCTTGCTCAAGCCGGGTTCGCTGGCCGTCCTGGGCTTTGGCGCGTGGTATGCCTTGATGGGTCAGGGTGTCGAAATCAATCTCAGCAACAACTACACCGCTCGGGATTGGAGCGACGCCACCATCGGCTGGTTGGCCGCGATTCGTTACGCCGGTCGCGCTGTGGGTGCGTTGTCGATGTCCACGATTCGATCCCGACTGCCCGGAGGCGATCGCGGCCTGACCGCCGCGGCGTTGGTGGGCGTGGGAGGGACATTGGCCGGAGCGGGACTGGCCACAGGTCTGGGTCCAGCCTTCGCCGCGGCATTCCTGATCGGCATGGGTCTTGGCTTCGCCGACGCCACCTTCTTCTATCTGGCGATGGAACGATCCGACCCACGAATGGCCGCCTCGACCTTTGCCCTGTTCATGGCGGTCACCAACTTGAGTGTGGTGGGCGGATCAGTCTTCGACGCGATTCGAACCGCCGTGGGAGGATCTTATACCACCACCTTTGCACTTGTGGGGGGACTGACGCTTTTGGCCCTGGTGGTGATCCGTTGGATCGAACCTCGGGTTGGGATCGAGACAACCGGAGACGCCAAGCAACCATGA
- a CDS encoding Hsp20/alpha crystallin family protein, giving the protein MLVKNSLMSLDLDRAFAELEALARQMTRTAPVGGINVPVSMWREGEQLLIELDVPGVAEDDLELTVNDGRLIIQGERKPREGVTFAFNTRGFGKFEQVIGLPKDIDGESVQAELRHGVLTLRFSQRPEARPRKITLKPIAGPQTVESNGNSSSGS; this is encoded by the coding sequence ATGTTGGTGAAGAATTCGCTGATGAGTTTGGACCTGGATCGAGCCTTCGCGGAACTGGAGGCTCTGGCCCGTCAGATGACCCGCACCGCGCCGGTTGGTGGCATCAATGTTCCGGTGTCGATGTGGCGTGAGGGCGAGCAGCTGCTGATCGAACTGGATGTGCCGGGGGTGGCCGAGGACGATCTGGAACTGACCGTCAATGATGGCCGTCTGATCATCCAAGGCGAGCGCAAGCCGCGCGAGGGCGTCACCTTCGCCTTCAACACGCGGGGCTTCGGCAAGTTCGAGCAGGTCATCGGTCTGCCCAAGGACATCGACGGCGAAAGCGTGCAGGCTGAGCTACGGCACGGCGTTCTGACCTTACGATTCTCTCAACGGCCTGAAGCTCGACCGCGCAAGATCACCCTCAAGCCGATCGCCGGTCCTCAGACGGTTGAGAGCAACGGCAACAGCAGCAGCGGCTCGTGA